The Nocardia sp. BMG111209 genome includes a window with the following:
- the nrdF gene encoding class 1b ribonucleoside-diphosphate reductase subunit beta, translating to MKLIDRVSAINWNRVTDEKDAEVWDRLVGNFWLPEKVPVSNDIPSWNTLTANEKQLTMRVFTGLTLLDTIQGTVGAVSLIPDAITPHEEAVLTNIAFMESVHAKSYSSIFSTLCSTREIDDAFRWSEENRNLQRKAEIVLEYYRGDEPLKRKVASTLLESFLFYSGFYLPMYWSSRAKLTNTADLIRLIIRDEAVHGYYIGYKYQKGLEPLTQPEREQLKNYTFELLFELYENEVEYTQDLYDEVGLTEDVKKFLRYNANKALMNLGYEGLFPKDETDVNPAILSALSPNADENHDFFSGSGSSYVIGKAVNTEDEDWEF from the coding sequence GTGAAGCTGATCGACCGGGTGTCCGCGATCAACTGGAATCGTGTGACCGACGAGAAGGACGCCGAGGTCTGGGATCGGCTCGTGGGCAACTTCTGGCTGCCCGAGAAGGTGCCGGTGTCCAACGACATCCCGTCGTGGAACACGTTGACGGCCAACGAGAAGCAGCTGACCATGCGGGTCTTCACCGGCCTCACCCTGCTGGACACCATCCAGGGCACCGTCGGCGCGGTCAGCCTGATTCCCGACGCGATCACCCCGCACGAGGAGGCGGTGCTGACCAACATCGCGTTCATGGAGTCGGTGCACGCGAAGAGCTACAGCTCGATCTTCTCCACACTGTGCTCCACCCGCGAGATCGACGATGCCTTCCGCTGGTCGGAGGAGAACCGTAACCTGCAGCGCAAGGCCGAGATCGTCCTCGAGTACTACCGGGGCGACGAGCCGCTCAAGCGCAAGGTGGCCTCCACACTGCTGGAGAGCTTCCTGTTCTACTCCGGCTTCTATCTGCCGATGTACTGGTCCTCACGCGCCAAGCTGACCAACACCGCCGACCTGATCCGCCTGATCATCCGCGACGAGGCCGTGCACGGGTACTACATCGGCTACAAGTACCAGAAGGGGCTGGAGCCGCTCACCCAGCCCGAGCGCGAGCAGCTGAAGAACTACACCTTCGAGTTGCTGTTCGAGCTGTACGAGAACGAGGTGGAGTACACCCAGGATCTCTACGACGAGGTCGGGCTCACGGAGGACGTCAAGAAGTTCCTCCGGTACAACGCCAACAAGGCGTTGATGAACCTGGGGTACGAGGGGTTGTTCCCGAAGGACGAGACGGATGTGAATCCGGCCATCCTGTCGGCACTGTCGCCGAATGCCGACGAGAACCACGACTTCTTCTCGGGGTCGGGGTCGTCGTATGTCATCGGCAAGGCGGTCAATACGGAGGATGAGGACTGGGAGTTCTGA
- a CDS encoding RDD family protein: MNEQQQPALDGTTRPGAMDLFARSRWFPGLDGWVRSLVMTLAFLIDTALHAGVATGVWFAASEHAVGPQPAIVCAVLAWAVVSFAHRTFFQRLTHTTIGKAVFGLRLHNPGDYPITLWQLIKFWCFAVFLCLANVADMFP, translated from the coding sequence ATGAACGAGCAGCAGCAGCCCGCGCTGGATGGCACAACCCGGCCGGGGGCGATGGACCTGTTCGCGCGCAGCCGTTGGTTTCCCGGGCTCGACGGATGGGTGCGCTCGCTGGTGATGACGCTCGCCTTCCTCATCGACACGGCCCTGCACGCGGGGGTCGCGACCGGAGTCTGGTTCGCCGCCTCCGAACACGCCGTCGGCCCCCAGCCGGCCATCGTGTGCGCCGTACTGGCCTGGGCTGTGGTCTCGTTCGCGCACCGGACGTTCTTTCAGCGCCTGACCCACACCACGATCGGCAAGGCCGTGTTCGGGCTGCGCCTGCACAATCCCGGCGACTATCCGATCACCCTCTGGCAGCTGATCAAATTCTGGTGCTTCGCGGTGTTCCTGTGCCTGGCAAACGTCGCCGACATGTTCCCCTGA